The following are encoded in a window of Candidatus Abyssobacteria bacterium SURF_5 genomic DNA:
- a CDS encoding formate dehydrogenase subunit alpha has product MAGLATAFGSGAMTNSIGEIERAACIFSIGSNTTASHPVIGLRVKKAVRNGAKLIVANPRKIDLVRFAHIWLRQRPGTDVPLLMGMMRVIIEESLFDSSFVENRCEDFEAFKQSALAYDLDDVEKITGVPKDKIAEAARMYATNGPASILYAMGITQHTHGTDNVLAVANISMLTGNIGKESSGVNPLRGQNNVQGACDMGALPNVFPGYQQVADEAFRDKFSKAWRSKLSPKPGLTVVEMMNAAAHEKIRAMYIMGENPMLSDPDLNHVREALKALDFLVVQDIFLTETAQLADVVLPAVTFAEKDGTFTNTERRVQRVRQAIRPVGNAKPDWQIIAEIATRMGRKDFSYDSAEEIFKELASLTPQYAGITYDRIDRNGLQWPCPTKEHPGTIFLHTGQFSRGKGKFTPLQYRPPAELPDAEYPLVLTTERSLFHYHTGTMTRRVSGLNVMRKEELVEINARDAQSLGIADGEMVRVKSRRGEVTARAKVTADSAPGEVSMTFHFSESPTNALTNPALDPVAKIPEYKVCAVRVEKL; this is encoded by the coding sequence GTGGCCGGTCTGGCCACGGCATTCGGCAGCGGCGCCATGACCAATTCCATCGGCGAAATCGAACGCGCGGCCTGCATCTTCTCGATCGGCTCCAATACCACCGCCAGCCATCCTGTCATCGGATTGCGCGTGAAGAAGGCCGTGAGGAACGGCGCCAAACTGATCGTCGCCAACCCGAGAAAGATAGACCTCGTCCGCTTCGCCCATATCTGGCTGCGCCAGCGGCCCGGCACCGATGTGCCTCTCTTGATGGGCATGATGCGCGTGATAATCGAAGAGAGCCTGTTCGATTCCAGCTTCGTGGAAAACAGATGCGAGGACTTCGAGGCATTCAAACAATCAGCGCTGGCGTATGACCTCGACGATGTCGAGAAAATTACCGGCGTGCCGAAAGACAAAATCGCCGAGGCCGCCCGCATGTATGCGACCAACGGACCGGCATCGATCCTCTATGCCATGGGCATCACCCAGCACACGCACGGAACCGATAACGTGCTGGCCGTCGCCAATATCTCGATGCTCACCGGCAACATCGGCAAGGAATCGTCCGGCGTCAATCCGCTGCGCGGGCAGAACAACGTGCAGGGAGCTTGCGATATGGGCGCGCTGCCCAACGTGTTCCCCGGATACCAGCAGGTCGCAGACGAGGCATTCCGCGACAAATTCTCAAAAGCGTGGCGAAGCAAGCTCAGCCCAAAGCCGGGATTGACCGTAGTTGAGATGATGAATGCGGCCGCGCACGAAAAGATTCGGGCGATGTACATCATGGGCGAGAACCCGATGCTCTCCGATCCCGACCTCAACCACGTCCGCGAGGCGCTCAAAGCTCTCGATTTTCTCGTCGTGCAGGATATCTTCCTGACCGAGACGGCGCAGCTTGCCGACGTGGTCCTGCCGGCCGTAACGTTTGCGGAAAAGGACGGCACGTTCACAAATACGGAGCGACGCGTCCAAAGAGTACGGCAGGCGATCCGGCCTGTCGGAAACGCCAAGCCCGACTGGCAGATCATCGCCGAGATCGCCACCCGTATGGGACGCAAGGACTTCTCGTACGATTCCGCCGAGGAAATCTTCAAAGAACTCGCAAGCCTGACGCCGCAATATGCCGGCATCACCTACGACCGCATCGACCGGAACGGTCTCCAATGGCCGTGCCCGACAAAGGAGCATCCCGGCACCATCTTCCTCCATACCGGCCAGTTCAGTCGCGGCAAGGGCAAATTCACTCCGCTCCAGTACCGGCCGCCCGCGGAACTCCCCGACGCGGAGTACCCGCTCGTCCTCACCACCGAGCGCAGCCTGTTCCATTACCATACCGGCACGATGACGCGCCGCGTCAGCGGCCTCAACGTCATGCGGAAAGAAGAACTCGTCGAGATCAACGCGCGCGACGCTCAAAGCCTCGGCATCGCCGACGGCGAAATGGTCAGGGTGAAGTCGCGGCGAGGCGAGGTGACCGCGCGCGCGAAAGTCACCGCCGACTCCGCGCCCGGCGAGGTCTCGATGACGTTCCACTTCTCCGAAAGCCCGACAAACGCGCTCACTAATCCAGCGCTCGACCCGGTCGCCAAGATCCCGGAATACAAGGTCTGCGCCGTCCGCGTCGAGAAGCTGTAA
- a CDS encoding transporter — MKVSARNLLKGKVSRVTMGAVNAEIEIELGDGQKVVSIITINSAKKLGLEVGKEAYAMIKASSVMVAVD, encoded by the coding sequence ATGAAAGTCAGCGCCAGAAATCTGTTGAAGGGAAAGGTATCCAGAGTTACAATGGGAGCCGTAAACGCGGAGATTGAAATCGAACTGGGCGACGGCCAGAAAGTGGTATCAATCATCACAATCAATTCCGCAAAAAAACTCGGCCTGGAGGTGGGAAAAGAAGCATATGCGATGATTAAAGCCTCCAGTGTCATGGTGGCGGTCGATTAA
- a CDS encoding ankyrin repeat domain-containing protein — MDGNETPKTSILVLVLSIIGLLLGVLAFLLAGAALAAFVAASVLPSEVLAPLAGILSTIKYSSYAAASLTLGLGLAAVFLACIKKTRKALPFAVVVLAFISIALSLTGRYLKIFPVKTANAGMGQMFMMDDDASITRAARTPLMKAAKAGKTEEVARLLQEGANPLENASNGWTACSFAVRDGHMETVKVFLLEDAIANDKSCLGDLLNMATDYDHTDISRLLLKYDADLEKKSSFGGTALMHAVDHDNEEIVGLLLEKGADVNAANFTGWTVLMMAAYVGNTDTIAKLLNRGADINARGFIRGATALMAACEGGQIEAVKLLLSRGADMNMRDNEGRTALAWAGYSGNIDIVRLLQSEGAAQ; from the coding sequence ATGGATGGAAATGAAACCCCTAAAACATCAATACTCGTTCTGGTCCTCTCGATAATCGGTCTTCTTCTTGGAGTACTTGCCTTCCTGCTTGCTGGAGCCGCTCTTGCTGCTTTCGTTGCCGCAAGCGTCCTTCCTTCTGAAGTCCTCGCTCCTCTCGCAGGAATACTTTCGACAATTAAATATTCTTCCTACGCCGCAGCGTCATTGACGCTCGGACTCGGGCTGGCGGCCGTCTTTCTCGCATGTATCAAGAAGACTCGCAAGGCTTTGCCTTTTGCCGTCGTCGTACTTGCCTTCATTTCAATTGCGCTGTCTCTTACAGGAAGATACTTGAAGATATTTCCTGTAAAGACAGCCAATGCGGGCATGGGTCAAATGTTTATGATGGACGATGACGCATCAATAACACGAGCCGCACGGACGCCGTTGATGAAAGCGGCCAAGGCAGGCAAAACGGAGGAAGTCGCCCGCTTATTGCAGGAAGGGGCAAACCCGCTCGAAAATGCTTCTAACGGCTGGACCGCGTGTAGCTTTGCAGTCCGTGACGGTCACATGGAAACAGTAAAAGTTTTTCTGCTTGAAGACGCAATCGCAAACGACAAATCCTGTCTTGGCGATTTGCTGAATATGGCAACCGACTATGACCATACCGACATCTCTCGATTGCTGCTGAAATATGATGCCGACCTGGAAAAAAAATCTTCTTTCGGAGGGACTGCCTTGATGCATGCGGTCGATCATGACAATGAGGAAATCGTCGGATTACTCCTTGAGAAAGGGGCAGACGTCAACGCAGCCAATTTTACCGGTTGGACGGTATTGATGATGGCCGCTTATGTAGGGAATACCGATACGATTGCCAAGTTGCTGAACCGAGGCGCCGACATAAACGCCCGGGGTTTCATCCGTGGCGCTACTGCCCTCATGGCGGCGTGTGAGGGCGGACAGATTGAGGCCGTTAAACTGCTCCTCTCGAGGGGAGCTGATATGAATATGAGGGATAACGAAGGTCGCACGGCCTTGGCCTGGGCTGGTTATTCCGGGAATATAGACATCGTCAGACTGCTTCAAAGCGAAGGAGCGGCACAATAA
- a CDS encoding ankyrin repeat domain-containing protein: MLCGRFKVREQGSERRLMFWPPRWMSCSHRDRGKPTDETIKMKKRSALATVFTFLSLILGVAGVLCLTLLLIGFFIVTDYRSSPWFWAIARITVSFPFKLVLQVLLGSSLILGLLAVVTAWLKHARKGLPVTALALAGIEIGAILIASSRFAQHSPLYSAYLNFISSAPQQNRAYTKTVTAYRTTTPLHQAAEAGKVEEVRRLLREGADPFEKCAPGWTAGGLAIKNGHYETVQALIEESPKVANDKDYLGGLLHVCVGQNNLQIAKLLIDNGANLDVTTPDGWTPLMNAAQKGHEEIAELLIDKGANVDPLHPEGLGPLMVATYWGRMNLVTKLLDNGANINVRTFEGATPLMSACSVGNTEMVDLLISRGADLNIRDKNGHTAMAWAAHGGYIDLVRSLQQIGAKE, translated from the coding sequence ATGTTGTGCGGGCGCTTCAAAGTGCGGGAGCAAGGGAGTGAGCGCCGGTTAATGTTTTGGCCGCCTCGGTGGATGTCTTGCAGTCACCGTGACAGGGGGAAGCCAACGGACGAGACAATAAAGATGAAAAAAAGATCGGCCCTGGCAACTGTTTTCACGTTTCTTTCGCTGATCCTCGGGGTTGCCGGGGTTCTCTGTTTGACCCTTCTGCTGATAGGTTTCTTCATCGTCACCGACTATCGCTCCTCGCCGTGGTTCTGGGCTATTGCACGTATCACAGTTTCTTTTCCTTTCAAACTGGTGCTCCAGGTGCTCCTGGGTTCAAGTCTCATCCTCGGTTTACTGGCGGTTGTGACCGCATGGTTAAAGCATGCGCGGAAGGGTCTTCCCGTTACAGCGCTTGCTCTTGCCGGAATAGAGATCGGCGCCATCCTCATTGCGTCCAGCCGATTTGCGCAGCACAGTCCGCTGTACTCGGCCTACCTCAATTTCATTTCATCTGCACCGCAGCAGAATCGCGCGTACACGAAAACCGTTACTGCTTACAGAACGACCACGCCTCTTCATCAAGCCGCTGAAGCGGGCAAAGTCGAAGAAGTCCGGAGATTACTCCGGGAGGGCGCCGACCCGTTTGAAAAATGCGCCCCCGGTTGGACCGCCGGCGGGTTGGCCATCAAAAATGGGCATTACGAAACGGTGCAAGCGCTTATCGAGGAGAGTCCAAAAGTTGCGAATGACAAGGACTATCTCGGGGGGCTGTTACATGTTTGCGTCGGACAAAACAACCTCCAGATTGCTAAATTACTGATCGATAATGGCGCGAATTTGGATGTAACGACTCCGGACGGATGGACGCCCCTCATGAACGCGGCCCAAAAAGGGCATGAGGAAATCGCTGAACTGCTTATTGACAAGGGAGCCAACGTTGATCCGCTGCATCCAGAAGGTTTAGGCCCGCTCATGGTGGCCACATATTGGGGGCGGATGAACCTGGTCACAAAGCTTCTGGACAATGGCGCAAATATCAACGTGCGGACTTTTGAGGGCGCCACTCCGCTCATGTCAGCATGTAGTGTGGGCAACACCGAAATGGTCGACCTGCTCATTTCGCGGGGTGCCGATTTGAATATCCGCGATAAAAACGGGCATACGGCGATGGCCTGGGCCGCCCATGGAGGCTATATTGACCTCGTGCGGTCGCTCCAGCAGATAGGAGCAAAGGAATAA
- a CDS encoding DUF2752 domain-containing protein, which translates to MADHDSHRYRGFSSCISRHVRSGRIPAGSGYRLRLKKGFSVRFPSPCILPSSEDKKLLADDASPPIQNNRALMVRLLNIFTAAALAAALLLSYRLKPDPRGLGTHEQLLLHPCNFYSQTGLPCPSCGMTTAFAHMARAEFRDAFLAQPLGALGFLMCILFLPVFLFAAFNGSNPWLKVKQLPLKPLSWLSGILFLLAWVFKLSVFLIR; encoded by the coding sequence ATGGCTGATCACGACTCCCATCGCTATCGCGGCTTCAGCAGCTGCATATCGCGACATGTTCGGTCTGGCCGGATTCCCGCCGGATCAGGATATCGTCTCCGCCTGAAGAAAGGGTTTAGCGTGAGATTCCCCTCGCCCTGCATACTGCCATCATCTGAAGATAAGAAGCTTCTTGCAGATGATGCGTCCCCGCCCATTCAAAATAATCGCGCACTCATGGTGCGCCTTCTGAACATCTTCACTGCGGCGGCGCTTGCAGCCGCCCTGCTGCTCTCATATCGGCTGAAGCCCGATCCGCGCGGTCTTGGGACTCACGAACAACTCCTGCTGCACCCGTGCAATTTTTATTCCCAAACCGGCCTTCCCTGCCCTTCCTGCGGAATGACCACCGCGTTCGCTCACATGGCTCGGGCAGAATTTCGGGATGCTTTCTTGGCCCAGCCGCTTGGGGCCTTGGGGTTTCTCATGTGCATCCTCTTCTTGCCGGTCTTTCTTTTTGCCGCATTCAATGGAAGCAACCCTTGGCTCAAAGTCAAGCAGCTTCCGTTGAAACCGCTGAGCTGGCTTTCAGGAATCCTCTTCCTGCTGGCATGGGTATTCAAGCTGTCGGTCTTCCTGATCCGATGA
- a CDS encoding DUF4190 domain-containing protein: MNSTSDRHNAPQEPYPVYPPHSASSPGGYAIASLVLGILSFAVCGPCAGIPAFIIGLTELTRIKRGAAPPEGKPFALAGAILGGINSALLIFGILLYLAIALFIIIVGFREGRY, translated from the coding sequence ATGAATTCGACGTCCGACAGACACAACGCCCCTCAAGAGCCGTACCCTGTGTATCCCCCGCATTCGGCGTCCTCGCCCGGCGGATACGCAATCGCATCATTGGTCCTTGGTATACTTTCCTTTGCCGTTTGCGGCCCCTGCGCCGGAATACCCGCATTCATCATCGGATTGACGGAACTTACAAGAATAAAGCGGGGAGCGGCTCCTCCCGAAGGAAAACCGTTTGCTCTGGCCGGAGCTATTCTGGGCGGAATAAATTCTGCGCTTCTCATTTTTGGTATACTACTGTATCTGGCAATTGCACTGTTCATCATCATCGTCGGCTTTCGGGAAGGTAGATACTAG
- a CDS encoding amidohydrolase, with the protein MLLLHNANVMTLNPAQPHAGAVLIDGSRIKAVGAYDQLAAQCGPECEKMDLAGMTVLPGFIDCHMHPILLAFFQMNLDLNGVRSMAELFKRLADKTSGATPDQWILGLRFNEEGLAEQRLPTLGELDREIPDHPLIILRYCGHLAVANSRALAFAGITADTPNPHGGEIERDANGRLTGVVRETAVSLLTDNVPPPDWDSFMQAAEQTFQQLAAYGVTGIHGILQTSGNGPSGNLGYLEISALKALRNKIPQRLYLMIMTTEASDIEQARASELHDESPDSTCKVGAWKIICDGSLGGHSAVMYEPYSDAPAMSGIMVWSEQELEKMIFEAHRSGIQLAIHCIGDRMSDIVIRILERALAEHPRENHRHRIEHASVITPDLIQRARRLGVILSVQPPFIYSEREWLGKRVGKRLRNVYPFHSLLEHGLTVCAGSDAPIEVPDPILGIYSAANRLGVTPEEAVGVDDAIRMYTSNAAYAAFEENTKGTIEAGKLADLVVLSQNPLAIPAPRLREISVEMTMVGGKVIFSR; encoded by the coding sequence ATGCTCTTGTTACACAATGCGAATGTCATGACCTTGAACCCGGCACAGCCGCATGCCGGCGCTGTCCTGATTGACGGCTCTCGAATCAAAGCCGTGGGCGCATACGATCAACTGGCCGCTCAATGCGGCCCCGAATGCGAGAAAATGGACCTCGCCGGGATGACGGTGCTCCCGGGATTCATCGATTGCCACATGCACCCCATCCTGCTGGCGTTCTTCCAAATGAACCTCGACCTTAATGGCGTTCGCTCGATGGCCGAGCTGTTTAAGCGCCTGGCGGATAAGACTTCCGGCGCTACGCCCGACCAGTGGATTCTCGGGCTCCGCTTCAATGAGGAGGGCCTTGCCGAACAACGCCTCCCGACGCTCGGGGAACTGGACCGTGAAATCCCGGACCATCCGCTCATTATTCTCCGTTACTGCGGACATCTTGCCGTCGCCAACTCGCGAGCCCTTGCGTTCGCCGGCATCACCGCCGACACCCCGAACCCGCATGGGGGGGAAATCGAACGAGATGCGAATGGCAGACTCACCGGAGTCGTGCGCGAGACGGCAGTTTCCCTTCTTACCGACAATGTCCCGCCGCCCGATTGGGACTCTTTCATGCAGGCGGCCGAGCAGACGTTCCAACAGCTTGCCGCCTATGGAGTCACCGGCATACATGGCATCCTGCAAACCAGCGGGAATGGGCCGTCAGGCAATTTGGGGTATCTGGAAATAAGCGCCCTCAAGGCGCTTCGCAATAAAATCCCGCAGCGCCTGTACCTCATGATCATGACGACCGAGGCTTCCGATATCGAGCAGGCCAGGGCGAGCGAGCTTCACGATGAAAGCCCCGACTCGACCTGCAAGGTGGGCGCGTGGAAGATCATCTGCGACGGCTCGCTGGGCGGACATTCGGCCGTAATGTACGAGCCGTACAGCGACGCGCCGGCCATGAGCGGAATCATGGTATGGTCGGAACAAGAACTTGAGAAAATGATTTTCGAGGCGCACCGCAGCGGCATCCAGCTCGCGATTCATTGTATTGGAGATCGCATGAGCGACATCGTCATCCGGATTCTCGAGCGCGCCCTCGCCGAACACCCGCGCGAAAACCATCGGCACCGGATCGAACACGCATCCGTCATCACGCCTGACCTCATCCAACGCGCTCGAAGGCTGGGCGTCATCCTCTCGGTGCAGCCGCCGTTCATTTATTCCGAACGCGAATGGCTCGGCAAACGGGTTGGCAAGAGATTACGCAACGTCTATCCGTTTCATTCGCTCCTCGAGCACGGGCTAACCGTCTGCGCCGGCTCGGATGCGCCGATCGAGGTGCCAGACCCAATCCTCGGCATCTATTCCGCGGCCAATCGCCTGGGCGTGACCCCCGAGGAAGCCGTCGGCGTCGACGACGCTATCCGCATGTACACCTCAAATGCAGCTTACGCCGCGTTCGAAGAGAACACCAAGGGAACAATAGAAGCCGGAAAACTCGCCGACCTGGTCGTCCTGTCCCAGAACCCGTTGGCGATCCCCGCACCCCGCCTGCGTGAGATATCGGTCGAAATGACCATGGTCGGCGGAAAAGTGATATTTTCACGGTAG
- a CDS encoding DUF2088 domain-containing protein: MFRMNRKKLFVDRWDEPIEISVPASSVVIQAEPKPDYPALEDPVAAIRDALANPLGMPPLRDLVGSSSKVAIAFDDPLKYGPKHLAVPVLLDELEHAGVKRKNITLISANGTHDKPPKEDFTGFYRGQYPVLPDEIVEEFWPDRFLNHDAHDPAGLINMGTSRMGDLVEHNKILIESDLTVYVGSVFPLIWGGYSGEGVVIGLGSARSIYSHHKFSVIGAPDSVHSDPRMHGYRRHKDAVMDKIEEYIGKKIFYLNGVPDPTGNWAGFFAGHYKAIQQPQWECADRQHLHGSPQADVIIAGMAKYLLYGDTRNPIVNIVGATTIMRSWRNKPVLRKGGVIILVSKCDGCIDPVKHPSYIHALDLFEKSGSAEALEKNHLDSLIRNEELLDRYHNRSAYSPVHPIWLFNENQYALDHAAKVIIATAENPDAPARVGAEYAPTVDDALERAGGITGADSRILVLPNYFSYVPILFLVE, from the coding sequence ATGTTTCGCATGAACCGCAAGAAGCTTTTTGTGGACAGATGGGACGAGCCGATCGAGATATCGGTGCCTGCTTCCTCAGTCGTAATTCAGGCCGAACCGAAACCGGATTATCCCGCCCTCGAGGATCCCGTCGCCGCCATTCGCGACGCCCTCGCCAATCCGCTCGGAATGCCGCCGCTGCGCGATCTGGTCGGCAGCTCAAGCAAAGTCGCCATCGCTTTCGACGACCCGCTCAAGTACGGCCCAAAACACCTTGCCGTCCCCGTTCTCCTCGATGAACTCGAGCATGCTGGCGTAAAGAGAAAAAACATAACCTTGATAAGCGCAAACGGGACGCATGACAAACCGCCGAAGGAGGACTTCACAGGCTTCTATCGCGGCCAATATCCGGTTCTCCCCGATGAGATCGTTGAGGAATTCTGGCCCGACCGTTTTCTGAATCACGACGCGCACGATCCGGCGGGCCTCATCAATATGGGAACGTCTCGCATGGGCGATCTTGTCGAGCACAACAAGATTCTCATCGAATCGGACCTCACGGTATACGTGGGCTCTGTTTTTCCGCTCATCTGGGGCGGCTACAGCGGAGAGGGGGTCGTCATTGGGCTGGGGAGCGCGCGCAGTATCTACTCACACCACAAGTTCTCCGTTATCGGCGCGCCGGACTCCGTCCACAGCGATCCCCGCATGCACGGATATCGCCGTCACAAAGACGCCGTCATGGATAAAATCGAGGAGTACATCGGCAAGAAAATATTCTATTTGAATGGGGTGCCCGATCCGACGGGCAACTGGGCGGGTTTCTTTGCGGGCCATTACAAGGCGATTCAGCAGCCGCAGTGGGAATGCGCCGACCGCCAGCATCTGCACGGCTCACCTCAGGCCGACGTTATTATCGCGGGTATGGCGAAATACCTCTTGTACGGCGACACCCGAAACCCTATCGTCAATATTGTCGGCGCAACGACGATCATGCGAAGCTGGCGCAATAAGCCGGTTCTCAGGAAGGGCGGCGTGATCATTCTGGTCAGCAAGTGCGATGGCTGCATTGATCCCGTGAAACATCCATCCTACATTCATGCGCTCGACCTGTTCGAAAAGTCGGGGTCTGCCGAAGCTCTCGAGAAAAACCATCTCGATAGTCTCATAAGAAATGAGGAACTGCTCGACCGCTATCATAATCGCAGCGCGTATTCCCCCGTTCATCCCATATGGCTGTTCAACGAAAACCAGTATGCGCTCGACCACGCCGCTAAAGTTATTATAGCGACGGCTGAAAACCCTGACGCGCCGGCACGCGTCGGCGCTGAATACGCTCCGACCGTGGATGATGCGCTCGAACGGGCGGGCGGAATCACAGGGGCCGACTCCCGAATCCTCGTCCTGCCGAACTATTTTTCATACGTACCAATCCTTTTTTTGGTGGAATGA
- a CDS encoding SDR family oxidoreductase, whose translation MMRSNGRAESQGPTPESSSCRTIFHTYQSFFWWNERNEMELKGKCALVTGGARGLGKAIALSLAAEGVHVAVADIGAKPKNAPDYQLSGETQLEAAAREVAAGGVRSLAIRADITDYSQVQDMLAQTLDGLGGLHILVNNAGIIIAAPVLAMDESQWDAVLNVNLKGTFLCCKAVASHMIDQRLGRIINISSIAGKRGHGGVAAYGASKAGVISLTQSLAEELGPFNVTVNAVCPGYLKTSMWTDCLSPAAATVLGVDLEHAFEEFVKRQTVLGRPQTPEDIGQGVVFLCKADNITGIALNIAGGAEVI comes from the coding sequence ATGATGCGCTCGAACGGGCGGGCGGAATCACAGGGGCCGACTCCCGAATCCTCGTCCTGCCGAACTATTTTTCATACGTACCAATCCTTTTTTTGGTGGAATGAAAGGAATGAGATGGAACTGAAAGGCAAGTGCGCCCTGGTAACCGGCGGCGCGAGAGGACTGGGTAAAGCGATCGCACTGTCGCTTGCCGCCGAAGGAGTTCATGTCGCCGTCGCAGATATCGGCGCCAAACCGAAGAATGCCCCCGATTATCAGCTCTCAGGCGAAACTCAACTCGAGGCGGCCGCCCGCGAAGTCGCCGCGGGGGGTGTTCGCTCGCTCGCCATACGAGCCGATATCACCGATTACTCCCAGGTGCAAGACATGCTGGCGCAAACACTCGACGGGCTCGGCGGATTGCATATCCTCGTCAATAATGCCGGCATCATAATCGCCGCTCCCGTTCTGGCCATGGATGAGTCGCAATGGGACGCGGTTCTGAACGTGAACCTGAAAGGAACGTTCCTCTGCTGCAAGGCCGTCGCCTCACACATGATCGACCAGCGGCTCGGACGCATCATCAATATCTCCTCGATCGCGGGCAAGCGGGGACATGGGGGCGTCGCCGCATACGGAGCATCAAAGGCGGGCGTCATTTCCCTCACCCAATCGCTGGCCGAAGAACTGGGCCCTTTCAATGTGACGGTAAATGCGGTTTGTCCGGGCTATCTTAAGACCTCGATGTGGACCGACTGCCTCTCCCCTGCCGCGGCAACCGTTCTGGGGGTCGACCTCGAGCATGCATTTGAAGAATTCGTCAAGCGCCAAACAGTTCTGGGCCGCCCGCAGACCCCCGAAGACATCGGCCAGGGCGTCGTATTTTTGTGCAAGGCGGATAACATCACCGGAATCGCCTTGAACATCGCGGGAGGAGCCGAGGTTATATGA
- a CDS encoding DUF429 domain-containing protein, which produces MSTTAILGIDLAASPRRPTGICLLTGGKAVARVLYSDDDILAAAVPGIRLIVVDAPLSLPEGRCCLKSECACAASGKHFRRCDLEVRNLGIRILPLTIGPMRRLTERGMMLKQEFSRSGFEVIETFPHAAQTIWRIKRTQVQKGIRSFLKGAGIALEGVESLSLDELDAVTCALVGVYYLGERFLETGTPDEGRIILPVPGTLKLGSGE; this is translated from the coding sequence TTAGCCGCTTCTCCTCGCAGGCCGACCGGCATATGCCTTCTCACCGGCGGAAAAGCTGTCGCGCGGGTGCTTTATTCGGATGACGACATCCTCGCTGCGGCAGTTCCGGGAATCCGTCTGATCGTGGTCGATGCGCCATTGAGTCTGCCGGAAGGCCGTTGCTGTTTGAAATCCGAATGCGCATGCGCCGCCAGCGGCAAGCATTTCAGGAGATGCGATCTTGAAGTAAGAAACCTTGGCATCAGGATTCTGCCGTTGACGATCGGGCCGATGCGCAGATTGACTGAACGGGGAATGATGCTGAAACAGGAATTTAGTCGCAGCGGTTTTGAGGTGATAGAGACGTTCCCGCATGCCGCGCAAACGATCTGGAGAATTAAACGGACACAGGTGCAGAAGGGCATACGGTCATTTTTAAAGGGGGCGGGAATAGCATTGGAAGGAGTGGAATCGTTGTCGCTTGACGAACTGGATGCGGTGACGTGTGCGCTGGTCGGCGTCTACTATCTTGGCGAAAGATTTCTTGAAACCGGGACGCCGGATGAAGGTCGAATTATTTTGCCCGTACCTGGAACCTTGAAACTGGGAAGCGGCGAATGA